The Ornithodoros turicata isolate Travis chromosome 7, ASM3712646v1, whole genome shotgun sequence genome includes a region encoding these proteins:
- the LOC135400993 gene encoding putative protein-lysine deacylase ABHD14B isoform X2: MTLQHRTARGNFLRSSVTFLVGLVALYGAMEWWARKDDTRVTHEERLSFAEYIDVENPWDTFDYKRADVPAEVLRLSSKLAIHEGTARFRDLAVHYREIVPQMDHPKFHVLLMHGRHYTSQTWVDIGTLRLIAAIGFRVVAVDMPGFGKTKIGRIGDRYTFMSALISALNLTKPVIVTPSWSGYLVLAHTTKYWQNMTGLVAVSPIGWEAFEIACNKTDEENTTKETPEKPKDKKKKKKSKAKNVKKKDAEKEGKDGKVERKEQKDVEKDIEREEQNDVERKEVKERHKKTKDQVYQPLQMFLPEEVPDVSCIPVPTMVVFGDQDRSASGAYLSLLPSSRIAEFSRARHAPYMDNPKLWHKLLYNFLMRLFYESREV; encoded by the exons ATGACTCTTCAACACAGGACAGCTCGAG GTAATTTTCTCCGAAGTTCCGTCACCTTCCTGGTCGGACTGGTTGCCCTGTATGGTGCAATGGAATGGTGGGCACGGAAAGACGACACGCGCGTCACGCACGAAGAGAGGCTGTCCTTTGCAGAATATATCGATGTCGAGAACCCATGGGATACCTTTGATTACAAGCGAGCTGATGTGCCAGCAGAGGTCCTTAGGTTATCTTCAAAGCTGGCCATCCACGAAGGCACTGCTAGGTTTCGG GACCTGGCCGTGCACTACCGAGAAATCGTTCCTCAGATGGATCATCCAAAGTTCCACGTTCTGCTTATGCATGGTCGTCACTATACGTCACAGACGTGGGTTGACATTGGAACCTTGAGACTGATTGCTGCAATAGGTTTCAGAGTGGTTGCTGTCGATATGCCTG GTTTCGGGAAGACTAAAATAGGACGTATAGGTGACCGCTATACTTTCATGTCTGCCTTGATTTCTGCACTGAACCTGACAAAGCCAGTCATCGTCACCCCAAGCTGGAGCGGCTACCTCGTGTTAGCACACACAACCAAGTACTGGCAGAACATGACTGGACTTGTGGCCGTTTCCCCTATTGGCTGGGAGGCATTCGAGATAGCATGCAACAAGACAGATGAAGAGAATACCACAAAGGAAACTCCGGAAAAACCCAAggacaagaagaaaaagaagaaatccAAAGCAAAGAACGTAAAAAAGAAGGATgccgaaaaagaaggaaaagatgggaaggtggaaagaaaggaacaaaaggaTGTAGAAAAGGATATCGAGAGAGAGGAACAAAACGACGTAGAAAGGAAGGAAGTGAAAGAAAGGCACAAAAAGACCAAGGATCAAGTTTATCAGCCCTTGCAGATGTTCCTTCCAGAAGAAGTTCCAGATGTCAGCTGCATTCCC GTACCAACTATGGTTGTGTTTGGCGATCAAGACCGTTCTGCATCTGGAGCCTACCTGAGTCTCTTGCCCAGCAGCCGCATTGCAGAGTTTTCTCGTGCCAGGCATGCTCCCTACATGGACAATCCAAAACTGTGGCACAAGCTGCTATACAACTTCCTGATGAGACTGTTTTACGAATCGCGAGAGGTATGA
- the LOC135400993 gene encoding putative protein-lysine deacylase ABHD14B isoform X1 has translation MTLQHRTARVFSGNFLRSSVTFLVGLVALYGAMEWWARKDDTRVTHEERLSFAEYIDVENPWDTFDYKRADVPAEVLRLSSKLAIHEGTARFRDLAVHYREIVPQMDHPKFHVLLMHGRHYTSQTWVDIGTLRLIAAIGFRVVAVDMPGFGKTKIGRIGDRYTFMSALISALNLTKPVIVTPSWSGYLVLAHTTKYWQNMTGLVAVSPIGWEAFEIACNKTDEENTTKETPEKPKDKKKKKKSKAKNVKKKDAEKEGKDGKVERKEQKDVEKDIEREEQNDVERKEVKERHKKTKDQVYQPLQMFLPEEVPDVSCIPVPTMVVFGDQDRSASGAYLSLLPSSRIAEFSRARHAPYMDNPKLWHKLLYNFLMRLFYESREV, from the exons ATGACTCTTCAACACAGGACAGCTCGAG TATTTTCAGGTAATTTTCTCCGAAGTTCCGTCACCTTCCTGGTCGGACTGGTTGCCCTGTATGGTGCAATGGAATGGTGGGCACGGAAAGACGACACGCGCGTCACGCACGAAGAGAGGCTGTCCTTTGCAGAATATATCGATGTCGAGAACCCATGGGATACCTTTGATTACAAGCGAGCTGATGTGCCAGCAGAGGTCCTTAGGTTATCTTCAAAGCTGGCCATCCACGAAGGCACTGCTAGGTTTCGG GACCTGGCCGTGCACTACCGAGAAATCGTTCCTCAGATGGATCATCCAAAGTTCCACGTTCTGCTTATGCATGGTCGTCACTATACGTCACAGACGTGGGTTGACATTGGAACCTTGAGACTGATTGCTGCAATAGGTTTCAGAGTGGTTGCTGTCGATATGCCTG GTTTCGGGAAGACTAAAATAGGACGTATAGGTGACCGCTATACTTTCATGTCTGCCTTGATTTCTGCACTGAACCTGACAAAGCCAGTCATCGTCACCCCAAGCTGGAGCGGCTACCTCGTGTTAGCACACACAACCAAGTACTGGCAGAACATGACTGGACTTGTGGCCGTTTCCCCTATTGGCTGGGAGGCATTCGAGATAGCATGCAACAAGACAGATGAAGAGAATACCACAAAGGAAACTCCGGAAAAACCCAAggacaagaagaaaaagaagaaatccAAAGCAAAGAACGTAAAAAAGAAGGATgccgaaaaagaaggaaaagatgggaaggtggaaagaaaggaacaaaaggaTGTAGAAAAGGATATCGAGAGAGAGGAACAAAACGACGTAGAAAGGAAGGAAGTGAAAGAAAGGCACAAAAAGACCAAGGATCAAGTTTATCAGCCCTTGCAGATGTTCCTTCCAGAAGAAGTTCCAGATGTCAGCTGCATTCCC GTACCAACTATGGTTGTGTTTGGCGATCAAGACCGTTCTGCATCTGGAGCCTACCTGAGTCTCTTGCCCAGCAGCCGCATTGCAGAGTTTTCTCGTGCCAGGCATGCTCCCTACATGGACAATCCAAAACTGTGGCACAAGCTGCTATACAACTTCCTGATGAGACTGTTTTACGAATCGCGAGAGGTATGA